From Lolium perenne isolate Kyuss_39 chromosome 5, Kyuss_2.0, whole genome shotgun sequence, a single genomic window includes:
- the LOC127301619 gene encoding uncharacterized protein isoform X1 has translation MDVVGEGARAAAASAAAGSGGFMQSVVGFTAASTPLLFWLLTVALVAAIHLASAYMSPSSSSSSSPSSDDESKTTETTRPPRRRGFQAGELEEEPDRHDDRVLQMMRSFSFVHASEEDFVDGMAAYGRAFDDAPAPHETVAARPAPAPEPAAPDSPPALSFSFRNQVPEIPRVTPAVVSRAAAVQVEQPKEKESPVPFVTEAKHEAEKTEVVMEDEDEQSRQAMEAEPKIVPVTHNYRFLTERDFRGFVREPETMTVRVQESFAPPPPPPPAAPAQPEERRVVDGASRHGGGFLTPTDFQLQPAIKPEERRVVDGACRRGGFVTASDFQLQPAMIKPVARDTVASPRKRAPSLRRRPARSPSVLSRGSAVSGGRASFASGFSGFDSDSESSASDDGYSVRDLVVDSDSDWFVSEKDFPAAAAAHDAASLRSYRAKVLGAMESVAEADALERSFRESAPAVSPASLAHASPDSVKCPADMWSPSPSPDAEYKEDEEELAREAAEEDKGSCIDMSDDDDDDWDERSSGSKKMVAAAPAVYDADSAAEDGLEHSEKEIITINDHSYEAVSSDAKSSPEAATDRELVVSSHQTLHDTRRSPAPSEREVDHSSELVPVDREESDSTDDHSEASVSDGKRSPQQSDHAFVGTEGRSHELVSNNAWKEIAGGEEEAGEVAYDFKRSPQHSEHGFVGTEGHSHEPISDVWKGIAGGEEEAGEVAYDFHRSPQHSGHELVGAEGHSHELISDAWKRIAGGEEEAGEVAYDFIKRSHEPSEKEFVSRNAHSGEFDSDDRKAIVHTNHQSYAVGSDHHSIPEHSEQEFRENEHASADDHPGKSPRHVHFSVTEKAKSLDEEDDLEGKRKDLTEEEEDELESLWEHQDLIEQLKLELKKVRSVGLPTILEESESPKAPMEDLKPWRIDAKFLREDPMDELNKFFKSYRERMRKFDILCYQKMYAIDFLQLRGPQQTANSVKTISPTVASILSHNFRSSRRRSPEDSSERFLKELRYDLETVYVGQMCLSWEFLRWQYEQARDLPESDPYHSHQYNQVAGEFQQFQVVVQRFVEDESFKGPRLPNYINNRCVLRSLLQVPVIKEDSLKDRMEDQRKGNFVITSEELEYVMEESMHILWEFIKADRAETPATSVLKGLSSPHVELQDPLDHDLMMHIHATLQKKEKRLKDLLRTGNCLVKKFKKPKEDRSNQNLFFSQVDMRLVARVLRMPRITSEQLQWCRAKLDKIILVENRRIHREAAFLLFPC, from the exons ATGGACGTCGTCGGGGAAGGAGCGCGCGCCGCGGCCGCCTCCGCCGCGGCGGGCTCTGGCGGGTTTATGCAGTCGGTGGTGGGGTTCACCGCCGCCTCCACGCCCCTCCTCTTCTGGCTCCTCACCGTCGCGCTCGTCGCCGCCATCCACCTCGCCTCCGCCTACatgtccccctcctcctcctcctcctcttcaccaAG CAGCGACGATGAAAGCAAAACGACGGAGACGACGAGGCCCCCCCGCCGCCGCGGCTTCCAGGCCggcgagctggaggaggagccGGACAGGCACGACGACAGGGTCCTGCAGATGATGCGCAGCTTCAGCTTCGTGCATGCCAGCGAGGAGGACTTTGTCGACGGCATGGCCGCGTACGGACGCGCTTTCGACGACGCGCCGGCGCCACACGAGACGGTGGCAGCGCGGCCCGCGCCGGCGCCCGAGCCGGCGGCTCCGGACTCTCCGCCTGCCCTCAGCTTCAGCTTTCGGAATCAGGTGCCGGAAATTCCGCGAGTGACTCCGGCGGTGGTTTCGAGAGCAGCAGCGGTCCAAGTGGAGCAGCCCAAGGAGAAGGAATCGCCAGTTCCGTTTGTTACGGAGGCCAAGCACGAAGCAGAGAAAACAGAGGTTGTGATGGAAGACGAAGATGAACAAAGCAGACAGGCTATGGAGGCCGAGCCGAAGATCGTTCCGGTCACGCACAACTACCGCTTCCTCACGGAGCGGGACTTCCGCGGCTTCGTCAGGGAGCCGGAGACCATGACGGTGCGCGTGCAGGAGTCCttcgcgcctccaccgccgccgccgcctgccgccCCAGCGCAGCCCGAGGAGCGACGAGTGGTCGACGGCGCGTCCCGCCACGGCGGCGGCTTCCTCACGCCGACCGACTTCCAGCTCCAGCCGGCGATCAAGCCCGAGGAGCGAAGGGTGGTCGACGGGGCCTGCCGCCGCGGCGGCTTCGTCACGGCGAGCGACTTCCAGCTCCAGCCGGCGATGATCAAGCCCGTCGCGCGCGACACCGTGGCGTCGCCGAGGAAGAGGGCGCCGTCGCTGAGGCGCAGGCCGGCGAGGTCCCCGTCCGTGTTGTCCAGAGGCAGCGCCGTGAGCGGCGGGAGAGCGAGCTTCGCGTCGGGGTTCTCGGGCTTCGACTCTGACTCGGAGTCGAGTGCCAGCGACGACGGCTACTCGGTGCGGGACCTCGTCGTGGACTCCGACAGCGACTGGTTCGTCTCGGAGAAGGActtcccggcggcggcggcggcgcacgacGCCGCCAGCCTCCGGAGCTACAGGGCCAAGGTGCTCGGGGCCATGGAGTCGGTGGCGGAGGCGGACGCGCTGGAGCGGTCGTTCCGGGAGTCGGCGCCCGCGGTGTCGCCGGCCTCGCTGGCCCACGCCTCGCCGGACAGCGTCAAGTGCCCTGCGGACATGTggtctccgagcccgtcgccggacGCCGAGTACAaagaggacgaggaggagctTGCTCGAGAAGCCGCGGAGGAGGACAAGGGGAGCTGCATCGacatgagcgacgacgacgacgacgactgggACGAGCGCTCCTCGGGCAGCAAGAAGATGGTCGCGGCGGCGCCGGCCGTGTACGACGCTGATTCCGCTGCAGAGGACGGCTTGGAGCATTCAGAGAAGGAAATCATCACCATAAATGATCATTCGTACGAGGCTGTTTCTTCTGATGCTAAGAGCAGTCCAGAGGCAGCCACTGACAGAGAATTGGTTGTTTCGTCTCATCAAACACTTCATGATACTAGGAGGAGCCCAGCGCCGTCAGAGAGGGAAGTTGATCATTCATCTGAGCTTGTTCCTGTCGATAGGGAAGAATCGGACAGTACAGATGATCACTCAGAGGCATCGGTTTCTGACGGCAAGAGAAGCCCACAGCAGTCGGATCATGCATTTGTCGGTACAGAAGGTCGCTCACATGAACTTGTATCTAATAATGCCTGGAAAGAAATTGCCGGTGGAgaagaagaagcaggtgaagttgCATATGATTTTAAGAGAAGCCCACAGCATTCGGAGCATGGATTTGTCGGCACAGAAGGTCACTCACATGAACCTATATCTGATGTCTGGAAAGGAATTGccggcggagaagaagaagcaggtgaagttgCCTATGATTTTCACAGAAGCCCACAGCATTCGGGGCATGAACTTGTCGGTGCAGAAGGTCATTCACATGAACTCATATCTGATGCCTGGAAACGAATCGCCGGTGGAgaagaagaagcaggtgaagttgCTTATGATTTTATTAAGAGGAGCCATGAGCCTTCAGAGAAAGAATTCGTGAGCAGAAATGCTCATTCAGGTGAATTCGATTCCGACGATCGGAAAGCAATTGTCCACACAAATCATCAGTCATATGCAGTAGGTTCTGACCATCATAGCATCCCAGAGCATTCAGAGCAAGAGTTCAGAGAAAATGAACATGCCAGTGCAGATGATCATCCTGGCAAATCCCCTCGGCACGTCCACTTTTCAGTTACGGAGAAGGCGAAGTCGctggacgaggaggacgatctgGAAGGCAAGCGGAAGGACTtgacagaggaggaggaggacgagttgGAGTCGCTGTGGGAGCACCAGGACCTGATAGAGCAGCTCAAGCTGGAGCTGAAGAAGGTGCGGTCAGTCGGGCTGCCGACCATCCTGGAGGAGTCGGAGTCGCCAAAGGCGCCGATGGAGGACCTCAAGCCATGGAGGATCGACGCCAAGTTCTTGCGCGAGGACCCGATGGATGAGCTCAACAAGTTCTTCAAGAGTTACAGGGAGAGGATGAGGAAGTTTGACATACTCTGCTACCAGAAGATGTATGCTATAG ATTTTCTTCAGCTCAGAGGTCCCCAACAAACAGCAAACTCTGTAAAGACCATCTCACCGACGGTGGCATCCATCCTGTCACACAATTTCCGATCATCTCGCCGGAGATCACCCGAGGACTCGTCGGAGCGGTTCCTCAAGGAGCTCCGGTACGACTTGGAGACGGTCTATGTCGGGCAGATGTGCCTGTCATGGGAGTTCCTCCGGTGGCAGTACGAGCAAGCCCGCGACCTGCCGGAATCCGACCCTTACCACAGCCACCAGTACAACCAGGTGGCCGGGGAGTTCCAACAGTTTCAGGTGGTGGTGCAGAGGTTTGTGGAGGACGAGTCGTTCAAGGGCCCTAGGCTGCCGAACTACATCAACAACCGATGCGTCCTTCGCAGCCTCTTGCAAGTGCCTGTGATAAAAG AGGATAGCCTCAAGGATAGAATGGAGGACCAGCGCAAGGGGAACTTTGTCATAACGAGCGAGGAGCTGGAGTACGTCATGGAGGAGTCGATGCACATCTTGTGGGAGTTCATCAAGGCGGACAGAGCTGAGACACCGGCTACGTCGGTCCTGAAGGGCTTGTCGAGCCCCCACGTCGAGCTCCAGGACCCCTTGGACCATGATCTTATGATGCACATCCATGCCACGTTACAGAAG AAAGAGAAGCGGCTGAAGGATTTGCTGAGGACGGGGAACTGCCTGGTGAAGAAGTTCAAGAAGCCCAAGGAGGACCGGTCGAACCAGAACCTCTTCTTCTCGCAGGTGGACATGCGGCTGGTGGCGCGGGTGCTGCGGATGCCGAGGATCACCAGCGAGCAGCTGCAGTGGTGCAGGGCGAAGCTGGACAAGATCATACTGGTAGAGAATAGGAGGATCCACAGGGAGGCTGCGTTTTTGTTGTTCCCCTGCTGA
- the LOC127301619 gene encoding uncharacterized protein isoform X2, which translates to MDVVGEGARAAAASAAAGSGGFMQSVVGFTAASTPLLFWLLTVALVAAIHLASAYMSPSSSSSSSPSDDESKTTETTRPPRRRGFQAGELEEEPDRHDDRVLQMMRSFSFVHASEEDFVDGMAAYGRAFDDAPAPHETVAARPAPAPEPAAPDSPPALSFSFRNQVPEIPRVTPAVVSRAAAVQVEQPKEKESPVPFVTEAKHEAEKTEVVMEDEDEQSRQAMEAEPKIVPVTHNYRFLTERDFRGFVREPETMTVRVQESFAPPPPPPPAAPAQPEERRVVDGASRHGGGFLTPTDFQLQPAIKPEERRVVDGACRRGGFVTASDFQLQPAMIKPVARDTVASPRKRAPSLRRRPARSPSVLSRGSAVSGGRASFASGFSGFDSDSESSASDDGYSVRDLVVDSDSDWFVSEKDFPAAAAAHDAASLRSYRAKVLGAMESVAEADALERSFRESAPAVSPASLAHASPDSVKCPADMWSPSPSPDAEYKEDEEELAREAAEEDKGSCIDMSDDDDDDWDERSSGSKKMVAAAPAVYDADSAAEDGLEHSEKEIITINDHSYEAVSSDAKSSPEAATDRELVVSSHQTLHDTRRSPAPSEREVDHSSELVPVDREESDSTDDHSEASVSDGKRSPQQSDHAFVGTEGRSHELVSNNAWKEIAGGEEEAGEVAYDFKRSPQHSEHGFVGTEGHSHEPISDVWKGIAGGEEEAGEVAYDFHRSPQHSGHELVGAEGHSHELISDAWKRIAGGEEEAGEVAYDFIKRSHEPSEKEFVSRNAHSGEFDSDDRKAIVHTNHQSYAVGSDHHSIPEHSEQEFRENEHASADDHPGKSPRHVHFSVTEKAKSLDEEDDLEGKRKDLTEEEEDELESLWEHQDLIEQLKLELKKVRSVGLPTILEESESPKAPMEDLKPWRIDAKFLREDPMDELNKFFKSYRERMRKFDILCYQKMYAIDFLQLRGPQQTANSVKTISPTVASILSHNFRSSRRRSPEDSSERFLKELRYDLETVYVGQMCLSWEFLRWQYEQARDLPESDPYHSHQYNQVAGEFQQFQVVVQRFVEDESFKGPRLPNYINNRCVLRSLLQVPVIKEDSLKDRMEDQRKGNFVITSEELEYVMEESMHILWEFIKADRAETPATSVLKGLSSPHVELQDPLDHDLMMHIHATLQKKEKRLKDLLRTGNCLVKKFKKPKEDRSNQNLFFSQVDMRLVARVLRMPRITSEQLQWCRAKLDKIILVENRRIHREAAFLLFPC; encoded by the exons ATGGACGTCGTCGGGGAAGGAGCGCGCGCCGCGGCCGCCTCCGCCGCGGCGGGCTCTGGCGGGTTTATGCAGTCGGTGGTGGGGTTCACCGCCGCCTCCACGCCCCTCCTCTTCTGGCTCCTCACCGTCGCGCTCGTCGCCGCCATCCACCTCGCCTCCGCCTACatgtccccctcctcctcctcctcctcttcaccaAG CGACGATGAAAGCAAAACGACGGAGACGACGAGGCCCCCCCGCCGCCGCGGCTTCCAGGCCggcgagctggaggaggagccGGACAGGCACGACGACAGGGTCCTGCAGATGATGCGCAGCTTCAGCTTCGTGCATGCCAGCGAGGAGGACTTTGTCGACGGCATGGCCGCGTACGGACGCGCTTTCGACGACGCGCCGGCGCCACACGAGACGGTGGCAGCGCGGCCCGCGCCGGCGCCCGAGCCGGCGGCTCCGGACTCTCCGCCTGCCCTCAGCTTCAGCTTTCGGAATCAGGTGCCGGAAATTCCGCGAGTGACTCCGGCGGTGGTTTCGAGAGCAGCAGCGGTCCAAGTGGAGCAGCCCAAGGAGAAGGAATCGCCAGTTCCGTTTGTTACGGAGGCCAAGCACGAAGCAGAGAAAACAGAGGTTGTGATGGAAGACGAAGATGAACAAAGCAGACAGGCTATGGAGGCCGAGCCGAAGATCGTTCCGGTCACGCACAACTACCGCTTCCTCACGGAGCGGGACTTCCGCGGCTTCGTCAGGGAGCCGGAGACCATGACGGTGCGCGTGCAGGAGTCCttcgcgcctccaccgccgccgccgcctgccgccCCAGCGCAGCCCGAGGAGCGACGAGTGGTCGACGGCGCGTCCCGCCACGGCGGCGGCTTCCTCACGCCGACCGACTTCCAGCTCCAGCCGGCGATCAAGCCCGAGGAGCGAAGGGTGGTCGACGGGGCCTGCCGCCGCGGCGGCTTCGTCACGGCGAGCGACTTCCAGCTCCAGCCGGCGATGATCAAGCCCGTCGCGCGCGACACCGTGGCGTCGCCGAGGAAGAGGGCGCCGTCGCTGAGGCGCAGGCCGGCGAGGTCCCCGTCCGTGTTGTCCAGAGGCAGCGCCGTGAGCGGCGGGAGAGCGAGCTTCGCGTCGGGGTTCTCGGGCTTCGACTCTGACTCGGAGTCGAGTGCCAGCGACGACGGCTACTCGGTGCGGGACCTCGTCGTGGACTCCGACAGCGACTGGTTCGTCTCGGAGAAGGActtcccggcggcggcggcggcgcacgacGCCGCCAGCCTCCGGAGCTACAGGGCCAAGGTGCTCGGGGCCATGGAGTCGGTGGCGGAGGCGGACGCGCTGGAGCGGTCGTTCCGGGAGTCGGCGCCCGCGGTGTCGCCGGCCTCGCTGGCCCACGCCTCGCCGGACAGCGTCAAGTGCCCTGCGGACATGTggtctccgagcccgtcgccggacGCCGAGTACAaagaggacgaggaggagctTGCTCGAGAAGCCGCGGAGGAGGACAAGGGGAGCTGCATCGacatgagcgacgacgacgacgacgactgggACGAGCGCTCCTCGGGCAGCAAGAAGATGGTCGCGGCGGCGCCGGCCGTGTACGACGCTGATTCCGCTGCAGAGGACGGCTTGGAGCATTCAGAGAAGGAAATCATCACCATAAATGATCATTCGTACGAGGCTGTTTCTTCTGATGCTAAGAGCAGTCCAGAGGCAGCCACTGACAGAGAATTGGTTGTTTCGTCTCATCAAACACTTCATGATACTAGGAGGAGCCCAGCGCCGTCAGAGAGGGAAGTTGATCATTCATCTGAGCTTGTTCCTGTCGATAGGGAAGAATCGGACAGTACAGATGATCACTCAGAGGCATCGGTTTCTGACGGCAAGAGAAGCCCACAGCAGTCGGATCATGCATTTGTCGGTACAGAAGGTCGCTCACATGAACTTGTATCTAATAATGCCTGGAAAGAAATTGCCGGTGGAgaagaagaagcaggtgaagttgCATATGATTTTAAGAGAAGCCCACAGCATTCGGAGCATGGATTTGTCGGCACAGAAGGTCACTCACATGAACCTATATCTGATGTCTGGAAAGGAATTGccggcggagaagaagaagcaggtgaagttgCCTATGATTTTCACAGAAGCCCACAGCATTCGGGGCATGAACTTGTCGGTGCAGAAGGTCATTCACATGAACTCATATCTGATGCCTGGAAACGAATCGCCGGTGGAgaagaagaagcaggtgaagttgCTTATGATTTTATTAAGAGGAGCCATGAGCCTTCAGAGAAAGAATTCGTGAGCAGAAATGCTCATTCAGGTGAATTCGATTCCGACGATCGGAAAGCAATTGTCCACACAAATCATCAGTCATATGCAGTAGGTTCTGACCATCATAGCATCCCAGAGCATTCAGAGCAAGAGTTCAGAGAAAATGAACATGCCAGTGCAGATGATCATCCTGGCAAATCCCCTCGGCACGTCCACTTTTCAGTTACGGAGAAGGCGAAGTCGctggacgaggaggacgatctgGAAGGCAAGCGGAAGGACTtgacagaggaggaggaggacgagttgGAGTCGCTGTGGGAGCACCAGGACCTGATAGAGCAGCTCAAGCTGGAGCTGAAGAAGGTGCGGTCAGTCGGGCTGCCGACCATCCTGGAGGAGTCGGAGTCGCCAAAGGCGCCGATGGAGGACCTCAAGCCATGGAGGATCGACGCCAAGTTCTTGCGCGAGGACCCGATGGATGAGCTCAACAAGTTCTTCAAGAGTTACAGGGAGAGGATGAGGAAGTTTGACATACTCTGCTACCAGAAGATGTATGCTATAG ATTTTCTTCAGCTCAGAGGTCCCCAACAAACAGCAAACTCTGTAAAGACCATCTCACCGACGGTGGCATCCATCCTGTCACACAATTTCCGATCATCTCGCCGGAGATCACCCGAGGACTCGTCGGAGCGGTTCCTCAAGGAGCTCCGGTACGACTTGGAGACGGTCTATGTCGGGCAGATGTGCCTGTCATGGGAGTTCCTCCGGTGGCAGTACGAGCAAGCCCGCGACCTGCCGGAATCCGACCCTTACCACAGCCACCAGTACAACCAGGTGGCCGGGGAGTTCCAACAGTTTCAGGTGGTGGTGCAGAGGTTTGTGGAGGACGAGTCGTTCAAGGGCCCTAGGCTGCCGAACTACATCAACAACCGATGCGTCCTTCGCAGCCTCTTGCAAGTGCCTGTGATAAAAG AGGATAGCCTCAAGGATAGAATGGAGGACCAGCGCAAGGGGAACTTTGTCATAACGAGCGAGGAGCTGGAGTACGTCATGGAGGAGTCGATGCACATCTTGTGGGAGTTCATCAAGGCGGACAGAGCTGAGACACCGGCTACGTCGGTCCTGAAGGGCTTGTCGAGCCCCCACGTCGAGCTCCAGGACCCCTTGGACCATGATCTTATGATGCACATCCATGCCACGTTACAGAAG AAAGAGAAGCGGCTGAAGGATTTGCTGAGGACGGGGAACTGCCTGGTGAAGAAGTTCAAGAAGCCCAAGGAGGACCGGTCGAACCAGAACCTCTTCTTCTCGCAGGTGGACATGCGGCTGGTGGCGCGGGTGCTGCGGATGCCGAGGATCACCAGCGAGCAGCTGCAGTGGTGCAGGGCGAAGCTGGACAAGATCATACTGGTAGAGAATAGGAGGATCCACAGGGAGGCTGCGTTTTTGTTGTTCCCCTGCTGA